The Pleurodeles waltl isolate 20211129_DDA chromosome 6, aPleWal1.hap1.20221129, whole genome shotgun sequence genome has a segment encoding these proteins:
- the LOC138301843 gene encoding basic proline-rich protein-like produces the protein MYLVSTRYITIRRRQLKGAPTEDGLCEAQICWTLLGVCSIGRRVLPPAPAEHRGALPPPGAAWGQQRGSPFLPLHPGAAPCTPTPRGRSLHPAPCTPRPLPAPRGRSLHPDTPGPLPAPRGRSLHPEAAPCTPTPQGRSLHPEAAPCTPRPLPAPRHPRAAPCTPLPAPRGRPLHPDTPGPLPAPRGRSLHPEAAPCTPGPLPAPRGRSLHPGAAPCTPGPLPAPRGRSLHPGAAPCTPRPLPAPRGRPLHPDTPGPLPAPRGRSLHPEAAPCTPGPLPAPRGRSLHPGAAPCTPRPLPAPRGRSLHPEAAPCTPGPLPAPRGRSLHPEAAPCTPAPRGRSLHPEAAPCTPRPLPAPRGRSLHPEAAPCTPHPGAAPCTPGPLPAPRHPGAAPCTPTPRGRSLHPEAAPCTPRPLPAPRGRSLHPDTPGPLPAPRGRSLHPGAAPCTPRPLPAPRGRSLHPGAAPCTPGPLPAPRGRSLHPEAAPCTPRPLPAPRHPGAAPCTPRPLPAPRGRSLHPEAAPCTPGPLPAPRGRSLHPEAGLPPPKQ, from the coding sequence ATGTATCTGGTCTCCACACGATATATTACAATTAGGAGGAGACAACTCAAAGGGGCTCCCACTGAAGACGGGTTATGTGAAGCACAGATCTGCTGGACACTCCTGGGAGTTTGCAGCATTGGAAGGCGGGTCCTGCCACCGGCTCCAgcggagcacagaggtgccctcccgccCCCGGGTGCAGCGTGGGGGCAGCAGAGAGGCTCCCCCTTCTTACCCCTGCACCCCGGGGCCGCTCCCTGCACCCCGACACCCCGGGGCCGCTCCCTGCACCCCGCTCCCTGCACCCCGAGGCCGCTCCCTGCACCCCGGGGCCGCTCCCTGCACCCCGACACCCCGGGGCCGCTCCCTGCACCCCGGGGCCGCTCCCTGCACCCCGAGGCCGCTCCCTGCACCCCGACACCCCAGGGCCGCTCCCTGCACCCCGAGGCCGCTCCCTGCACCCCGAGGCCGCTCCCTGCACCCCGACACCCCAGGGCCGCTCCCTGCACCCCGCTCCCTGCACCCCGAGGCCGCCCCCTGCACCCCGACACCCCAGGGCCGCTCCCTGCACCCCGGGGCCGCTCCCTGCACCCCGAGGCCGCTCCCTGCACCCCGGGGCCGCTCCCTGCACCCCGAGGCCGCTCCCTGCACCCCGGGGCCGCTCCCTGCACCCCGGGGCCGCTCCCTGCACCCCGGGGCCGCTCCCTGCACCCCGGGGCCGCCCCCTGCACCCCGAGGCCGCTCCCTGCACCCCGAGGCCGCCCCCTGCACCCCGACACCCCAGGGCCGCTCCCTGCACCCCGGGGCCGCTCCCTGCACCCCGAGGCCGCTCCCTGCACCCCGGGGCCGCTCCCTGCACCCCGAGGCCGCTCCCTGCACCCCGGGGCCGCTCCCTGCACCCCGAGGCCGCTCCCTGCACCCCGGGGCCGCTCCCTGCACCCCGAGGCCGCTCCCTGCACCCCGGGGCCGCTCCCTGCACCCCGGGGCCGCTCCCTGCACCCCGAGGCCGCTCCCTGCACCCCGGCACCCCGGGGCCGCTCCCTGCACCCCGAGGCCGCTCCCTGCACCCCGAGGCCGCTCCCTGCACCCCGGGGCCGCTCCCTGCACCCCGAGGCCGCTCCCTGCACCCCGCACCCCGGGGCCGCTCCCTGCACCCCGGGGCCGCTCCCTGCACCCCGACACCCCGGGGCCGCTCCCTGCACCCCGACACCCCGGGGCCGCTCCCTGCACCCCGAGGCCGCTCCCTGCACCCCGAGGCCGCTCCCTGCACCCCGAGGCCGCTCCCTGCACCCCGACACCCCGGGGCCGCTCCCTGCACCCCGAGGCCGCTCCCTGCACCCCGGGGCCGCTCCCTGCACCCCGAGGCCGCTCCCTGCACCCCGGGGCCGCTCCCTGCACCCCGGGGCCGCTCCCTGCACCCCGGGGCCGCTCCCTGCACCCCGAGGCCGCTCCCTGCACCCCGAGGCCGCTCCCTGCACCCCGAGGCCGCTCCCTGCACCCCGACACCCCGGGGCCGCTCCCTGCACCCCGAGGCCGCTCCCTGCACCCCGGGGCCGCTCCCTGCACCCCGAGGCCGCTCCCTGCACCCCGGGGCCGCTCCCTGCACCCCGGGGCCGCTCCCTGCACCCCGAGGCCGGGCTGCCGCCACCTAAGCAATGA